The following coding sequences are from one Mycolicibacterium aichiense window:
- a CDS encoding PaaI family thioesterase: MTAPRSLRELFDQLGLQVVEATDDTVVLEMPVDERTRNTAGGLQGGLIATMADVAAGQLASRATPFGFGIATTDLFVRYLRPIKVGPARAVAKILRTGKRSVVVQVDIHRGEDNELAATSTINFAAV; this comes from the coding sequence ATGACCGCACCGCGCTCGCTTCGGGAGTTGTTCGACCAGCTCGGCCTGCAGGTCGTCGAAGCCACAGACGACACCGTCGTGCTGGAGATGCCGGTGGACGAGCGCACCAGGAACACCGCGGGTGGCCTGCAGGGCGGACTGATCGCCACGATGGCCGATGTGGCCGCCGGACAGCTGGCCTCCCGCGCCACCCCGTTCGGGTTCGGGATCGCCACCACCGACCTGTTCGTCCGCTATCTGCGGCCGATCAAGGTCGGCCCGGCGCGCGCGGTCGCCAAGATCCTGCGCACCGGCAAGCGTTCGGTCGTGGTGCAGGTCGACATCCATCGAGGTGAGGACAACGAACTGGCCGCGACCAGCACGATCAACTTCGCCGCGGTCTGA
- a CDS encoding thioesterase family protein → MSYFSRVSENSFRANEHAGGAWNLAEQHIAPSFGLLAHAIETDRDARGNDHLVVARLSYDILGTVPVDAVVEIDVRVLRPGRTIELVEAALTHQERAVVLARAWLMKRYDTSALRGSGLRPIPPPAEMPGWDPSAVWPGGFIASAEVRRVEEQPGRAVYWVRTPVPLLDGEQVSPLARTAGLLDIANGMAVLVDPREVAFPNLDLTAHFFAEPAGDWVGFDTAVSIGPSGIGLTHSIIHDQTGPIGAVSQSLTVRPGSGLG, encoded by the coding sequence ATGTCGTACTTCAGCAGGGTGTCCGAGAACTCCTTCCGGGCCAACGAGCATGCCGGGGGAGCGTGGAACCTCGCCGAACAGCACATCGCCCCGTCGTTCGGACTGCTCGCGCACGCCATCGAGACCGACCGCGACGCGCGCGGCAACGACCACCTGGTGGTGGCGCGGCTGAGCTACGACATCTTGGGCACGGTGCCCGTCGACGCCGTCGTCGAGATCGACGTTCGGGTGCTGCGCCCGGGGCGCACCATCGAGCTCGTCGAAGCCGCACTGACCCACCAGGAACGGGCGGTGGTGCTGGCGCGGGCCTGGCTGATGAAGCGTTACGACACGTCCGCATTGCGAGGCAGCGGCCTGCGACCGATTCCCCCTCCCGCGGAGATGCCGGGATGGGATCCGAGTGCGGTGTGGCCGGGCGGTTTCATCGCGTCGGCCGAGGTGCGACGTGTCGAGGAGCAACCTGGCCGAGCCGTCTACTGGGTGCGGACTCCGGTGCCGCTACTCGACGGCGAGCAGGTGAGCCCGCTGGCCCGCACGGCGGGACTGCTGGACATCGCCAACGGCATGGCGGTCCTGGTGGATCCGCGCGAGGTGGCCTTCCCGAACCTGGACCTCACCGCCCACTTCTTCGCCGAACCGGCCGGCGACTGGGTGGGCTTCGATACCGCTGTGTCGATCGGTCCGAGCGGAATCGGCTTGACGCACAGCATCATTCACGACCAGACCGGCCCGATCGGTGCGGTGTCGCAGAGCTTGACCGTCCGGCCCGGGTCCGGGCTCGGGTAG
- a CDS encoding TetR/AcrR family transcriptional regulator, with the protein MTSPRERMVASAALLIRERGAQSTAIADVLAHSGAPRGSAYHYFPGGRAQLLSEAVDYVADFVAGKLAKASSSIEMLDGLTRFYRKNLLDTDYRAGCPVVAVAVESGEPGKDNPVLERAAATFTRWNDLIAARLIADGIAKDRAEELAVTTTAALEGAIVLARAARDTKPLDIVHRQLRDLLEAELPTRRTTDQAAQPR; encoded by the coding sequence ATGACGAGCCCCCGCGAACGGATGGTCGCCTCGGCCGCACTGCTGATTCGCGAACGCGGAGCGCAGTCCACAGCGATCGCCGACGTCCTGGCGCACAGCGGGGCACCGCGCGGTTCGGCGTACCACTACTTTCCCGGCGGACGCGCCCAATTGCTCAGTGAGGCAGTCGATTACGTCGCGGATTTTGTCGCTGGCAAGTTGGCCAAGGCGTCCAGCAGCATCGAGATGCTCGACGGGCTGACCCGCTTCTATCGCAAGAACCTGCTCGACACCGACTACCGGGCCGGCTGCCCGGTCGTGGCCGTCGCCGTCGAATCGGGTGAGCCAGGCAAGGACAACCCGGTGCTCGAGCGGGCCGCAGCCACGTTCACCCGCTGGAACGACCTGATCGCCGCGCGCCTGATCGCCGACGGGATCGCGAAGGACCGGGCCGAGGAGTTGGCGGTGACCACCACGGCCGCCCTGGAAGGCGCCATCGTGCTCGCCCGCGCGGCGCGCGACACCAAACCACTCGACATCGTCCATCGGCAACTGCGCGACCTGCTCGAAGCCGAACTGCCCACCCGTCGAACGACCGATCAAGCGGCGCAGCCGCGATGA